The DNA sequence CCCTGGGCACTTGCTGCAGTGAGTCTAGCTTCAGgcttctcatctgtgaaatagtgGCATCACCTCTTTCATGGTGCTTGTCAAAACCAAATGATATGTCAAAGGGAAAGTGGCTGGTATTTTATAAACGTTAGGGTGAAAGatggttttctcttttccttttttttttaggtgataGGGATCAAGAGCCTTGAGCcggctaagcaagtgctctaccactgagctatgcctcagctcatgctttgtttttctgagattaTTGGAATAAAGTCTGATTCTCAGGTTTCCAGGTAACAATGGAGGATTAACCATCTACTTTTGCTGCTACTCCAAAGCCactgaataataataaacatGTCCATAAAAGGCACAGGTCACAGGATAGGGAGAATGGAAAAGGAGCAACAGCAACACAGTTTTAAAAGCTAGAAAAAGGTGGTGAATGTCAAATAACTTAGAACCCTGAGGCAACCCCAGGGAAAGCTGAGTGTCATCCCTTTGCACTGTGCTAGCCCCCAACATGTGTCAGGGCTTGGTGGGACCATGTGCCTCTGGAAGTTGAGGTAGAAGGCTAGAATGAAAAGGACTGGTAAAATTCTGTCTAAAAGCCCTCCCTTGCCAGCATGGCCAGAGTTGCCCTTCCCATACCGTGGTGAAGGTCTGTCAGCAGAAGACCTTCACTCAACAGAGACCCTCTGGACTTGGGGAGCCAGGCACAGCTGAGGCCAAACTCTGCACCAGAAATGGAGTGAGGTCAAGTTAGGCATGCTGGATGGTGAGCCCTCCACCCCACCACACTCTGCCTGCAGAACACCAGTAGCCAGGCCCCTGTCAGGAGAGGGAAAACTGGCCTTTGGGAATCAGACCCACCTGAGTGGAAAACCTGAGAAAATGGATTGGGAGGCTCCTCAACAGACCCAGATAACCCTCAAAGAAAGAAGCCTAGGATCCCAAAATCCTTTTTGTTCTTAGTTCTAATTGtcagttttaaatttcttaaatacgAGCAGGTACCCAGGATTCTTGGATGTCCAAGGCATGCCTGCAAAATAAAAGACAGTGGCAGAATAAGCCAACAGTAAAATGGCCACTAACTGAAGCAAAATgtacacaggaagaagaaaacattagCCCCAGAGACAGAAGAGCTGCTTCTTTATGGACAATGGCACAGAGCATTTAGGAAGCACAAAAGGactcttagaaattaaaaacagtaacagaaatgaaaagttcaagaCAACAGTAGGAAGAAAAGTTGAAATAGTCTagaaagtagaacaaaaaggTAGAGAGGTAGAAAAGATACAGTTTAGAAGGTGTAATAACTAGCTAATGATTCTAGAGAGAACAGTGATTATAGAAAGAAGGACATCTTCAATGACATACACAATTTAAGAACATATCCCAGACCAGTGGGCACACACTTCCAAATGGACAGGACCAGCAAGTGCCCAGCACCACAGATGGCAAAGAGGGGCTTCTGCAAGCTTTCAGAAGAGGAGAGATCAATGATTGGAGCCCACTTTAGACTTTTGGAAGATCCTCAACACACCCTCTTCCAGGACACTAGAAAGATGTGCTTCAGCAAGAGAAAGAGGAAGCTGTGACATGCAAGAATCATGAGCTTCTGTGGGGCGGAGGCAAAGGGAGCCCCGGGATGATGGGAGACAGTAAGGACAACATCTGTGTGCCAGGTGCAGAGGGCCTGGGTCCAGATGGGAGCAAGATAGAGGACTTCAGAAGAGATCTCAAGAAGCCAAGCTGGCAGAGGGTGACAGTACGTGCAtgaaatcccaacacttgggaggcaaggACAGAAGAATCaatagtttaaggccagcttgagttccacagcaagagcctgtctcaaaagaacaaaaagaagaaaaagatgagctATGTGGACTCCCTGATGCATCTGAACATTTTTGAATCTCAGGAGATTCAAAAGCCGGCAGAGTGTACGACTTGGAATTTAGGATGAGTACACTGAAAACCAAGCAACTAAAAGGGCCAAGATGAGCACTGACTACACGAAAAAGttaggcaggaaaaagaaaacaaccataGGTTACTCTGTAGCTCAACCCAGAATAGTGCTTATATAATCACAGCAGTACAGATACTAACATGCTGTGCTAATAAAATCGtgaagccaggtgtagtggattgtgcctgtaatcatagctacttgggaagtggacaTTGGGAGGAtagaagtttaaggccagcccaggtataaATACAAGaccttctttgaaaaataactaaagcaaaaaaggactggaggcatggctcaagtggtagagtgcctgtctagcaagtgcaaggcccagagttcaaacaccagtatcaccaaaaaaaaaaaaaaaaaaaaaaaagcatgacagCCCTACATTGTGGACTTTGGGATTGTGGAGCTCCTTTGAGGGGCAGAgtgaaaaaagagacagagactgtCACTTATATGAAATCAATAGATTATGCCTAAAACTGGAAAACTAAGAAGCAGTGACCCAAGCATGCTATTTAGAAGCAAATGCTCAGCCACCTttgaagaggaggagagggaaagaggaaggccTGCTGGTTTTTAACGAGTCTTATGGAAACTATTTAAACTATGTGACTAATAaccttaattaaaataaaagtattaaaaaaataggcctggtacatggctataatcccaggtactcaagaggaagagattgggaggatcattgttcaaggccagcttgtgcaaaaagttactgagacccccatctcaacaaacaagctgggtttggtggtacaagtctgtgatcccaactatgcaggaggccacTGATAGAAGGATCACTATCTGAAgcgaccctatctaaaaaataaagcaaaaaagcgCTGGGGGGTGTaaccagcaaaaaagaaaaagaaaaatctggtaCCTGCCAAGGATATTAATTGTAGCACTGTAAAATATCATAAATAACctaaacaaccaaaaataatgataataaattacTCTGTGATCATTCAAAATAAAGATGTAGACATAAGTTAATGACCAAAGAGAGAAGTCTACAATATATTATTAAGTTTTTAGAAAGAAGGTAAATCTTAAAGTCCTGATGTGCTGTCCCAGAATGCTGTCTTTGTGGTCTAGATGTGCTGAGGAAGTGAAGAGCCCTGGAGAAGAGGCCAGCAAAGCTAAAGTCCACTACAATGTCGAGTTCACCTTTGACACGGATGCCCGGGTGGCCATCACCATCTACTATCAGGCCACTGAAGAGTTCCAGAATGGTATTGCCAGGTAAGAGTAGGAGACCAGGTGAGCCACTCCCAGACAAAAGAGCCCAGGCCTCCTTATGTGCTCATTTATGgaggaaaacattcttttttctacAACTAAGTAGAATCTCGTTCTTGAAtttagattctctctctctctctctcctctcttttgcagtgctgggtttgaactcagggcctacaccttgagccactccaccagcccagcccttttttgtgatgggtttttttgatatagggtctcatgaactatttgcccaggctggcctcgagcctcaatcctcctgatctctgcctcctaagtagctaggattacagtcatgagccaccggcacccagcgaatttagattttcttttccaaagcCTTACTCTCACCTTTTCCCTTCAAATTTGCTTTCTGGGTACAGTGACCTTGGGATAGTGTTAAAAACCTGTTTAGCTTCCTTCCTATGGATGTGTGAGTTGAATAAATCAATCTAATAACATTACCAAGCAAGAGCAAAAGAAATGTGTTAGAAAAGAGGCCCTTCTGTCCTGTGCTAGAGCCTGTTGGAGAttgaaaacaggcaagagacAGAGGGAATTGTTAAGTCTAACAATTAGGATCTAGGCTAGATCCTAACTTTACCTCTGCTTCTCACTTTATTCACAGCTACATTCCAAAAGACAACAGCCTCCAGTCAGAGACTGTGCATTATAAGCGAGGGGTGTGCCAACAGTTTTGCCTGCCCTCCCATACCGTGGACCCCTCAGAGTGGGCTGAAGAGGAGGTAAGCTGCCTCTGCTGGGATCCCCTATGTAGCTGCAGAAGGGCCTGGGAGCTACCTAGGACCTAGGCTCTGCCCAGGTGCTTGAAGGCCATGCTGCCCTTTAAGCCTTGTGACCTCTTCATGTGCTTAAAAGTTCTGCTTATATCATTCTTCCATTCCAGTGTAGCCTGTTAACCTAGAGTACTCTGAGGAAGCTGCACTCCAAGAGGAGCTGCAGGTTAAAGGGCTTTAACTCTgaggtttttaaaagaaaacggGGCCCTCAGTTACACAGTCTGGgtaattgcaagtttgaggtacAGAGATGAGGGCAACACTTCCTGATGGTTGCTGAGCCattctgtgttttcctttcttcgCTGCAGCTCGGCTTTGATCTGGACCGAGAAGTTTACcctgtggtggtacatgctgtcGTGGATGAAGGCGATGGTAAGGATCTCCATTTTCCTGTGTACACACTGCCCTGTTGAGGCACAGTCCTGGCAGAACTGTGGCCCAGAGCAACGCACTTTCTCTGTGGGTCTCAGGCAGGCAGTCCTATTCCTCTCATATCCAGGATTCCCAGCAACTTGGGCTGCTGTGAAGTGTTGGGTTTACAACAGGCCCCTGCTGGTGACAGCCCAGGACCGTGGGTCTGCCAGACAGTGAGCATCGGGGAGGGTTAGTGCATGAAGGTGAGTTGTTTGTCCTTATTCACCTCCGTGCCTGCTTCTTTCAGAGTATTTCGGCCATTGCCATGTACTGCTGGGTACATTCGAAAAGGTAAATAACTTCATGATgtgattattcctttttttcctgtgagGATACTCTTGTTTGCTACTACCTGAGCTCAGCAGAATAATCCAAATTGGGGTGGTGTTGAAAGAGCACCACACTGGGGCTGTGCTCTGGCAAGTTTCAGCTCTGCCACCTTTCAACCCCAAAGGCTTCAGTCTCCTCTTCCCAAAACGAACAGGTTGGACTGGATCACTATAAGATCCTTATGGTATTCAGATTCTGTAATTCCGCTCTGTGAGTGTCCAAGAACATGTAAAATTGTGAAAAGTAACAGCAGAGTATGGAATGCTTTCTGCTCCCACTCTGGTTGTGACCATCATATTTTCATTCCAGCACACAGATGGGACTTTCTGTGTCAAGCCTCTCAAACAGAAGCAAGTAGTAAGTATCTGAATGCCAGGGACTATTagtgctccctccctcccttgtttttttctttttttctttatttatttaatttttttcctcttttgctaAGTACTTTTCATCTCCTTGcccctttcttttttgtaatcaaagaaagaaagaaaaaagggagtaCTTTTCTGTGTTAGAAACTACTTGGGTGGCCTGACTTTTGGTGTCTTTATGTTCTGAAATTGTTGGTGCTAGGCCTCCCTTATCTAAGCAAAgaacttgaaaaatgaaagggCAAGGTTTGTCTCCTGGCATTAAGTTGAGAgactctttttatttaaaatgccaGGATGAGAAACATTTCAATCAAAAGGATAAAGTATTGGGGTGCAGTTCAGAGCCAGTTAGAGCTCTTGGCTTAATTTATCTCCCACTATTCCTTTTCTAAAATGCAGTTTACTGGCCACCTGCCCCCTTCCAGAATGATCAGCAAGGTTTGCATGTCTGCTTCAAGGCCTAGCCCCCACCATGTACCAGCTATTTTCTTTCCACTCTTGCAGAGGTAGGAGATGCCATTGAGGGTGAGGGGACAGTGGTGTGCCAGAGGCATTGGCAGGAGAGGATGGGGGGAGAGGTGGGTTATCACATGGAGGGTAGGAGCAAGTGGGTAGGAGGTAGGGTTGCCCTTTgttaaaacacaaagaaaggccTCTCCATCTAAAATTCTATCTTATTCCTTCTTTTGGGTTAAGTACTTGCCCCTCTTTAATGGGATCAATAGTACTCAATAATACCTTAGTATAATATCCTTTTCAATAGAATTACAACATTAAAACAAGTTTTAAGAGATGCAGAGGAGGCTACTACCTGGGCAGACCCAGGCTTGGTGAGATGTCTTATGAAGAAGGCCTTGTTGTCCAGCATAGCTATAGGAAAATGTTTTATCTGTTTCCCTATTGCTGGATTACCATTAGCAGCAGACTGTCAAACTGGAGAGTGTGATACAGAGTCAGAGATAGACTAGGTCTGTAGAGACAAGGTCTCAGAGCAGCAGTGAGACAGAAGGGAGGAGTGGGCTTCTgaagggaaaaagggaagaacCAACTTAGGCACTGACATGGCCCAAGCTAGTAGGAGTGGGATGGGGCATTAGCAGTTGGGGTTTTAAGAAACAAGGCTAAGCCAGGTACatgtatggtggtgcatacctataattccagctactcaagaggcagaggtaggaggatcattatttgaggccagtccaagcaaaagttagtgagaccctatctcaaaaacaagatagGTATGATGggacacacttgtaatctcaactacttgaaaagctgaggccagcatgggcaacaaAGCAAAAACTTGTTAtcaaaaaaagttgtttttaagaaagaaaaagtaaaaagccaggtgtgatggtgcatgcctattatcctagcacttaggaggctgaggcaggagaatcacaagcttgaggccagcctgggctacatagtgagaccccatctcaaaaacaacaaaagaaagaagagagggagggaaggaaggaaaagagaaacggGCGAGGAATAATTTTGCTGCATGTTAGAAAAAGGGCGGCTTCATGGGGGGAAGACTGCCTCACATCGTTAGCCTGTCCTTCAAGGTCTTTCATCCTGTCGtctacatttttctctcttcctctttctctttgccaGTTTcgggtttttgtgttttgttttgttttttgcagtactggagtttgaactcagggcgtataccctgagccactctaccagctctttttgtgatagggtctctgaactattttgccagggctggcttcaaaccacaatcctcctgatggctgcctcctgagtagctaggattacaggcgtgaaccactggcaccaaggctttgttttgttcttataaTGTCTGAACTTAAATTTTTTACATAAAGAACACTTACATTTTGAAACATTCCCTTCCGTCCTTTTTCTGCCTTTCGTAACTGTTCACAATAATGAAGTATTATTGTTGCATTTGTGAAATGTAATGTTCCCTGTTGAATAGAATGTGGGTGAattaaacactttttttctttcccctctcaaagagaaaacataagtaaataaagaCATCCTTTACTTATCTAGGCCTTTGCATTTTTTCACTGTGAATCAGTAGTCCTAGGTGGGGACAGGGGATGAGGGACACTCAATCTTGTCTCTTGGAAGGAAGCTTGTCCTTGAACTTTTCTGTTTGCTGTTCAGGTGGATGGAGTCAGCTACCTCCTTCAGGAGATCTATGGAATCGAAAACAAATACAACACACAAGATTCTAAGGCAAGTTTTGTTCAAAATTTTGCCTGTGACTCTTCCTGAGTGGCAGAGTGAGAAACTCTGTAAACTCTGTGCTCAAGCCAGGGCCAAGGAATCTAGTAAGTCAAACTCTGGAGCCACTTAGGTCTGTACTTCtgtgtgcgtgtttgtgtgtgtgtgtgtgtgtgtgtgtgtgtgtgtaagagactggggttttgaactcagggcttcatcttaGGTctgtactttgtgtgtgtgtgtgtgtgtgtgtgagtgtgtgtaagagactggggttttgaactcagggcttcatcttaCAAAGCGGGCACTTTGCTGCTTGAGCTACCACTCCAGTctaaacattttctttacttttttagcCAGTTGGGTCTTCGAGAATATTCCTTGCTCTTCAGATCATTAGGCTCTGTCACTTTTGAAATGAGGAAAATAGACTGCTCTGGATTTGTTCTTCTGCTCCAGAGCCCTGTTAACTCTGTTTCCAGTGAGGGTCTTTCACATCCCTTTCACCTTGACCTGGGTGGTCCCCTAGGTGCTCTCAGCTCAGACTATCAGAGGGAAGCCAGCACTGGGCCTCTAAGGATAGATAAGCTTAGGGTTAGTCCCGGACTCAACTTCAGATAAGCAGTTCTCAGAAGCAGTGGGACTGAGCACTTGAAAGCACTGTGTGTACTGTCAAGTCCAGTGCTTACCTCAGCTTTTCAGCCAAGCTgccttataaataaaatatgggacACAAAGGGCTAAATTTCCATCTCTTTGACCAGGTGGCTGAAGACGAAGTGAGTGATAACAGTGCTGAGTGTGTGGTGTGTCTCTCTGATGTCCGGGACACCTTGATTCTGCCCTGTCGCCACCTCTGCCTCTGTAACACCTGTGCAGACACCCTGCGCTACCAGGCCAACAACTGCCCCATATGTCGGCTGCGTAAGTGGGGAGGGGACGGGAATGGGGGACAGGGAGGACAGAAAGGGCATCACAAAACACCAGAACATACCACTGCAGGGCTGGTAAACTAAAGATTGACTCTGGGAGAGAGCATGCTTGGGCTCTTGTTTCCTTAATCTTGTAGCAGGATGTCCtgattgcctgttttcttcttCATAGCCTTCCGGGCACTGCTTCAGATCCGAGCCATGAGGAAAAAATTGGGCCCCTTGTCCCCAATCAGCTTTAATCCCATCATCTCCTCCCAGACATCTGACTCTGAAGAGCATTCAGTAAGTTGGGctcagaaccatgatcctctgaacAAATGCTCTCtggtggttttaattttattttttagcctttttcatctttttgggtttttttttttttttttttttgtatttggagacagggtcttatatGTAGCCCCTGCGTGATCTCAGACTCTCAGCCCTGCTGCCCAGCCACCTGAGTGTGGGATCAGAGGTCACAGGAGCACCATGCACAGCTTTGTTTTTTATGTGGCAGTGCAGCAAGGAGTCAGAGCTGTGCAGGCTGAAACATTTGCCTGAGGTCATGTCCTTTAAAACCCACCCAAACAATGCAGAAAGTTTACTCCTGGTGATTAAagcctcccttttcctcctccggaagctgaaaccagagttttggacccaaggcccaaactcctgagattccacatgccaggttaGGCCATCCGCCCCTAAACACCAAACAAATAGGCATggcaaagacagagaaaggacgtttattacacagctcaggacatgccgtgggaagaggcagaggaagcactcagctcatctttagccatctttggaGTACAGACctgagctttaggtttaagtagacaaagaactgggggcaaggGACAAAGGTTTGCATAGTTAAATAGTCCCcatcacaggtgtggtctggtttgTCTTGTGACTGGTGGAGCAGTCTTGGTAAGGCAGGTGGTCTGGTGTTCTGGTCCTGTTCtgggaagttatcacctggagttagtaatctggttcctgtttgaaagGCTTACTCTGGCTTGggataattgtcctcactggAATGGTAGCAGCTCCAGTTCCTTGTCGATTGTTGTCATAAGGATGTTAacatttctgtcctttctggaatccaaggtgattgcaaagtgactacaAAAAGAATGGCTCAGCACAGAGACAGATAGAAAATGAAGGCAGATGCTACGCTTTTCTCTGGCTATTAGTCAATTCGTGGGCCCAAGAAGGAGTTAatgttttcagcaaaagcagtttgagcacctcttacaaacTTAGTGTCCAGTTAATACTTATATTCCTAAAGCCATCTGCTCATGGTTCACTTCAGTGGGTCCAGCTCTGGAATTCCCCCAAGCAGAAACAAGGGGATGATTGTTTTGGATTTGGATTTGAATAAAATTTACTATCTTCATTTGAATCCTTGAAGAAAGGAACTGTTTTTCTTTATCCGATCCCATGGCTTCAGTGAGTGGAAAAACAGTAATAATGTAAAGATAGTATTAGGGTAAACCTCTTTGTAACTATACAATAGCAGCTACTGGCCTGGGGGTGTAGCTCCATggtggagcacttacctagcatatgtgaggacctgggtttgattcccagcactggacaaaaaaaaaaagagcagatacTGTCTTTCTTTAGATTAGCCAGGTAGTGGGAGAAATTTATCATTCAGTGACTGGGATAATTGTTAGCTATTTAGGAAGGTAAATCCATGTAGCACTTTAATCCTAAACAGATAACAAATTCCAGATGGAGTAACTAGTTAACTATCttgaaagcaaatcaaaacagaGCATTAAAAATCCAGAATAAATAATAGCGTGATTATTTAGTTGATTTTGAGTGGGGGAGGATTCTCTAAGCTCTCAAGCAGGGGAAAATAATCTGTAGATTTGGCTACATTAAAAGCTAAAAATTTCAGGTTTTAAAAGGtgaccaaaatttaaaaacaaacaacaaattgtttaaagaaaaaactatTGACAATTTATATGTCAGAGGAAAGTCTTTGCCATAGCTGATAAGAATAAAGCAGTGGGTAAATAAACAAAAGGatataaaaattctcaagaaaGGAAATATAGCTAAGTTAATAAGCTCTTTTAAAAAGTTCAGGgagagccaagtgtggtggtataccctttaatcccagctactttgaaaGTGGAAAGAGAAGAATAGAGGGGTCAAggccctatgtcaaaaaaaacaaaggctaaggatgtagcttagtggtagagcacttgcctagccctgggttcaatcaccagcaccacaagaaaaaaaaaagttcagccATATTAAAAATCAATGGTATACAAATTAAGATGGGATTCAAttttttatctttcatattttaaaacttttctttttaaacatactCTATTTTGGTAGAGAAGTAATCAAAATGGGTATTCTATACTGCTTGTAGGAGTGGAACTAGAGAAGCcattgagaaaacaaaacaaaacagttttgtATACTAAGAGCCTTAAAACATTCATAACTAGTAATCTAAGGCCTAAGACTTTAATAGTAAGAAATAATGTGAagatttgttttgttctgtttatgtTTTCCACTGCTGGAAATTGAATTTAAGGCCtacacacttgctgggcaagggctgtaccactgagctccagTGCCAGGCCTGAAAAAGATTTATACACAATGTTCATCAGAAGATATTTAGCACAATTAAATACCCCGCACTGGTAGTTAGAAAACTTATAATGTCTATGAAAAAGTGATGAATCTGAAGACCtttcaaaaacaggaaaatatttatGTTCAGTGAAATAAGCAAGACATAGAATTATTATTTACAGATTGATCATAAATGTGGAAATAGTATAAGAAAATAATTGGAAGAAGATATACTAACAAAAGTTACTTTGGATAATTattggtaatttttttctcttctagtttgatgtattttccaaatttcctaTAATGagtatttatttctattatttttagaaaaaataaccaTTATGAGCAGGATCTAGGAGCAGGATCTAGGAGCCTGTGGTTCATTGACATTTTATcttttgtctgcatcttcccccACAAACCCCTCCTAGACCAGATGtaaagaaaacacttttttaGTGTCCAGTAGGAAACATGATCATGCCATAAAACAAAAGTACTTAATTAATTTTTCAACCTGTCTCTGATTCCCCTAGTCCTCAGAGAATATTCCACCAGGTTATGAAGTGGTGTCTCTTCTGGAGGCTCTCAATGGgcccctcaccccatccccaGCGGTCCCTCCACTTCATGTGCTTGGAGATGGTCATATCTCAGGAATGTTGCCTTCATACGGCAGTGACGGCCACCTGCCCCCTGTCAGGACACTGTCCCCCCTTGATCGCCTGTCTGATTGCAGCAGCCAAGGACTCAAGCTCAAAAAGAGTCTCTCCAAGTGAGTAGCCAGCACTCACCAGGGTTGCCCCCAAGTCCTCTTTGAGACATGTCCAAAACACTTTCCCTCCTTGTCATGCTGGTCACATCCTAGGCCCAGGGTATGGTAGATCCTCTCACCATTCCCTGAGCTGCTTATTTTCATGAAAGACCTGAGGGGACCCTTGAGGGGCGGTTACCCTATCCCTAAGAGATGGAAACAAGATGTGTATGGGTACTTAGGAAAATTCCCACTAGACAAACTTGTCATGTGTTCTTTTGGAGAAGGGATTGGAGTACAGAGAAGTGAACATTGAGCGCTGTGGACAGGGCCTCTCAGGCCCCTGGGAGCATGGCTTAGTCTGAAGACAAAAGGACTCTCATGACTATGTATCCTAAGCATTTAAATCCAGCAGGGTGCAATCACAACATGGTTTCTGTGGCAAAGTAAAGAGGGTGTTTTGCAGGTGAAAGTATTGAGACCCTGGTACTGTCAGTGGTTTTTCCCTAGGTCAGACAGCAATTCACTGAAGGACCAAGAGGCAGAAAGGTCCCTCCCTGGTGCTCTTCTCCCATCCTGTTCCTCCACAGCTGGGTGTGCCCTGGTTCCATTGATGCCTCCTCTCCCCGCACTAACTGTGGAAGGAGAAGAGTGTGGCTAGTTCCCATCTCTGAGTTGACAGTGGAGGCAGCTGCTTTTCCCCCTGGACTTTTACAGATCTGTTTCCCAGAATTCTTCTGTGTTGCACGAAGAGGAAGACGAGCGCTCTTGCAGCGAG is a window from the Castor canadensis chromosome 11, mCasCan1.hap1v2, whole genome shotgun sequence genome containing:
- the Rnf157 gene encoding E3 ubiquitin ligase RNF157 isoform X1, which produces MGALTSRQHAGVEEVDIPSNSVYRYPPKSGSYFASHFIMGGEKFDSTHPEGYLFGENSDLNFLGNRPVAFPYAAPPPQEPVKTLRSLINIRKDTLRLVKCAEEVKSPGEEASKAKVHYNVEFTFDTDARVAITIYYQATEEFQNGIASYIPKDNSLQSETVHYKRGVCQQFCLPSHTVDPSEWAEEELGFDLDREVYPVVVHAVVDEGDEYFGHCHVLLGTFEKVDGVSYLLQEIYGIENKYNTQDSKVAEDEVSDNSAECVVCLSDVRDTLILPCRHLCLCNTCADTLRYQANNCPICRLPFRALLQIRAMRKKLGPLSPISFNPIISSQTSDSEEHSSSENIPPGYEVVSLLEALNGPLTPSPAVPPLHVLGDGHISGMLPSYGSDGHLPPVRTLSPLDRLSDCSSQGLKLKKSLSKSVSQNSSVLHEEEDERSCSESETPLSQRPVTQLPGEECGMTPESENLTLSSSGAIDQSSCTGTPLSSTISSPEDPASSSLAQSVMSMASSQISTDTVSSMSGSYIAPGNEEDEEALPSPQAASRAPSEEGEGIPAETPDSNFVGLPAGEQDAEGNDVIEEEDGSPMQEDGQRTCAFLGMECDNNNDFDIASVKALDNKLCSEVCLPGTWQADDNIVSCWNPQCRRLSSSSLEDPEENRPSMWGPLAV
- the Rnf157 gene encoding E3 ubiquitin ligase RNF157 isoform X2, yielding MGALTSRQHAGVEEVDIPSNSVYRYPPKSGSYFASHFIMGGEKFDSTHPEGYLFGENSDLNFLGNRPVAFPYAAPPPQEPVKTLRSLINIRKDTLRLVKCAEEVKSPGEEASKAKVHYNVEFTFDTDARVAITIYYQATEEFQNGIASYIPKDNSLQSETVHYKRGVCQQFCLPSHTVDPSEWAEEELGFDLDREVYPVVVHAVVDEGDEYFGHCHVLLGTFEKHTDGTFCVKPLKQKQVVDGVSYLLQEIYGIENKYNTQDSKVAEDEVSDNSAECVVCLSDVRDTLILPCRHLCLCNTCADTLRYQANNCPICRLPFRALLQIRAMRKKLGPLSPISFNPIISSQTSDSEEHSSSENIPPGYEVVSLLEALNGPLTPSPAVPPLHVLGDGHISGMLPSYGSDGHLPPVRTLSPLDRLSDCSSQGLKLKKSLSKSVSQNSSVLHEEEDERSCSESETPLSQRPVTQLPGEECGMTPESENLTLSSSGAIDQSSCTGTPLSSTISSPEDPASSSLAQSVMSMASSQISTDTVSSMSGSYIAPGNEEDEEALPSPQAASRAPSEEGEGIPAETPDSNFVGLPAGEQDAEGNDVIEEEDGSPMQEDGQRTCAFLGMECDNNNDFDIASVKALDNKLCSEVCLPAAVPESCPINIEE
- the Rnf157 gene encoding E3 ubiquitin ligase RNF157 isoform X3, with the protein product MGALTSRQHAGVEEVDIPSNSVYRYPPKSGSYFASHFIMGGEKFDSTHPEGYLFGENSDLNFLGNRPVAFPYAAPPPQEPVKTLRSLINIRKDTLRLVKCAEEVKSPGEEASKAKVHYNVEFTFDTDARVAITIYYQATEEFQNGIASYIPKDNSLQSETVHYKRGVCQQFCLPSHTVDPSEWAEEELGFDLDREVYPVVVHAVVDEGDEYFGHCHVLLGTFEKHTDGTFCVKPLKQKQVVDGVSYLLQEIYGIENKYNTQDSKVAEDEVSDNSAECVVCLSDVRDTLILPCRHLCLCNTCADTLRYQANNCPICRLPFRALLQIRAMRKKLGPLSPISFNPIISSQTSDSEEHSSSENIPPGYEVVSLLEALNGPLTPSPAVPPLHVLGDGHISGMLPSYGSDGHLPPVRTLSPLDRLSDCSSQGLKLKKSLSKSVSQNSSVLHEEEDERSCSESETPLSQRPVTQLPGEECGMTPESENLTLSSSGAIDQSSCTGTPLSSTISSPEDPASSSLAQSVMSMASSQISTDTVSSMSGSYIAPGNEEDEEALPSPQAASRAPSEEGEGIPAETPDSNFVGLPAGEQDAEGNDVIEEEDGSPMQEDAAVPESCPINIEE
- the Rnf157 gene encoding E3 ubiquitin ligase RNF157 isoform X6 — encoded protein: MGALTSRQHAGVEEVDIPSNSVYRYPPKSGSYFASHFIMGGEKFDSTHPEGYLFGENSDLNFLGNRPVAFPYAAPPPQEPVKTLRSLINIRKDTLRLVKCAEEVKSPGEEASKAKVHYNVEFTFDTDARVAITIYYQATEEFQNGIASYIPKDNSLQSETVHYKRGVCQQFCLPSHTVDPSEWAEEELGFDLDREVYPVVVHAVVDEGDEYFGHCHVLLGTFEKHTDGTFCVKPLKQKQVVDGVSYLLQEIYGIENKYNTQDSKVAEDEVSDNSAECVVCLSDVRDTLILPCRHLCLCNTCADTLRYQANNCPICRLPFRALLQIRAMRKKLGPLSPISFNPIISSQTSDSEEHSSSENIPPGYEVVSLLEALNGPLTPSPAVPPLHVLGDGHISGMLPSYGSDGHLPPVRTLSPLDRLSDCSSQGLKLKKSLSKSVSQNSSVLHEEEDERSCSESETPLSQRPVTQLPGETPPAAAWPSQSCPWRPPRSVLTLCPPCLAPTLPLAMKRTKRPSLPPRLPAEPPQKKARGYQQRLQIATLSASQQENRMQREMMS